A genomic segment from Kyrpidia tusciae DSM 2912 encodes:
- a CDS encoding branched-chain amino acid ABC transporter permease: protein MWIEQQQRNRNLLKWVSLAALLLAAAIWPWWVDDRFLLNVMINVLLYMVLGMGMHLIFGTAGLPFLGYAGFYGIGAYTAALLMTRGVSFWAALPASVAAVCLVALLFGAPILRLRGEYFMLGSLALGEIIHLTINNLDITGGPNGIVGIPKPRWFGGTLSQPADFYYLLLVVVLVSIALLTYLQKSTVGRSWLALREDELAAEAVGVPTYRRKLQLFVLGSAWAGVAGAFLAARMGIVTPGSFTLMNSVQMIGIIIVGGMGSLPGVVLGTVLMIGLPEFVRALADWRLVIFGVAIMAVLRFRPRGIWPTKPWIVPLPATIPGSERATDPAAVEGQGGVRTRGY from the coding sequence GTGTGGATCGAACAGCAACAGCGAAATCGAAACCTCCTCAAATGGGTGTCCCTAGCGGCATTGCTGTTGGCAGCCGCGATCTGGCCGTGGTGGGTTGACGATCGTTTTCTGCTGAACGTCATGATCAATGTGTTGCTGTACATGGTGCTTGGGATGGGCATGCACCTCATCTTCGGCACCGCCGGCCTTCCCTTTCTGGGATATGCCGGCTTCTACGGGATTGGCGCCTATACTGCCGCACTGTTGATGACGCGGGGAGTGTCCTTTTGGGCGGCCTTGCCGGCGTCCGTGGCTGCCGTTTGCCTCGTCGCCCTGTTGTTTGGAGCGCCGATTCTGCGCCTGAGAGGGGAATATTTTATGCTCGGATCTCTGGCGCTGGGTGAAATCATCCACCTGACGATCAACAATTTAGATATCACAGGGGGGCCGAACGGAATTGTCGGCATACCCAAACCGCGGTGGTTTGGAGGGACATTGAGTCAGCCCGCTGATTTTTACTACCTGCTTCTGGTGGTTGTCCTGGTGTCGATCGCCCTTCTGACCTATTTGCAAAAGTCGACGGTGGGCCGATCCTGGCTGGCGCTCCGGGAAGACGAATTGGCGGCCGAAGCGGTGGGGGTTCCCACCTACAGGAGAAAACTGCAACTTTTTGTTCTTGGTTCCGCCTGGGCGGGAGTGGCCGGGGCCTTTCTGGCGGCAAGGATGGGGATCGTGACCCCGGGATCCTTTACCCTCATGAATTCGGTGCAGATGATTGGGATCATCATTGTCGGCGGCATGGGGAGTTTACCGGGGGTTGTGCTCGGTACGGTCCTGATGATCGGGCTGCCCGAATTCGTCCGGGCACTGGCGGATTGGCGGCTGGTGATCTTCGGGGTGGCCATTATGGCGGTTCTCCGCTTTCGACCCCGGGGCATTTGGCCGACAAAGCCGTGGATTGTTCCGCTCCCGGCTACGATTCCCGGAAGTGAACGGGCGACCGACCCGGCTGCCGTGGAAGGACAGGGTGGCGTTCGGACTCGAGGATACTGA
- a CDS encoding enoyl-CoA hydratase-related protein, which yields MKAAVCNASPMIALSYIGLFRVLGQLFEPVTVPQAVWNEVMANRGAFGIKELKSAVEYGEVMVFQVQNQTLVEKLSGRLYRGELVYTGRILDARTALSMGVLNYVVPPEQLTDFTVDLARTVLRQSYASVVAVKRSVRRIMEGEAAEDTPTDRYWVYGPDCFPAVSPLPRVSPVRDTREMPCASVILSDRGGKT from the coding sequence ATGAAGGCAGCAGTGTGTAATGCCAGCCCGATGATCGCCCTGTCTTACATTGGTCTCTTCCGTGTGTTAGGGCAACTGTTCGAACCTGTGACCGTACCCCAGGCCGTGTGGAACGAAGTGATGGCAAACCGAGGAGCGTTCGGAATAAAGGAACTGAAAAGTGCGGTGGAATACGGGGAAGTCATGGTCTTCCAAGTCCAGAACCAAACCCTTGTTGAAAAGTTGTCCGGTCGGTTGTATCGTGGTGAACTCGTCTATACCGGCCGAATCCTCGATGCCCGGACGGCCCTGTCCATGGGGGTCTTGAACTACGTGGTGCCCCCGGAGCAACTGACCGATTTCACCGTAGATTTGGCACGCACCGTTCTCCGCCAATCCTACGCTTCGGTGGTCGCTGTCAAACGCAGCGTCCGCCGAATCATGGAGGGCGAAGCGGCCGAAGACACGCCGACCGACCGATACTGGGTGTACGGTCCGGATTGTTTCCCGGCCGTCTCACCTTTGCCACGCGTCAGTCCCGTTCGGGACACAAGGGAGATGCCGTGCGCGAGCGTCATACTCAGTGATCGCGGGGGAAAAACATGA
- a CDS encoding 2-hydroxyacid dehydrogenase, with amino-acid sequence MYKVVVGLVSKNWGNLLEQLRAKLPEVGVDVVERDQLIRHPELKVLIPGVEPVNRDLLEGLREVRLIHQAGVGVDSVDVEAATELGVWVANVPSYGSGNAESVAEIALWHMLTLSRRIRQARERFLSGDWGNPLGVSLRNRTVGIYGVGGIGKALAERLVPFGVRLIGIKRSPDPSLSGLFDWLAGPEERDRLLQESDFVVVTASANSPSEVIPFTVRDFLLMKPSAYFINVSRGIWVDEEALLAALDMGAIAGAGLDVVREEPPPIPSAWTAGGRNLLITPHIGGCTDQSYDGITDVIQRNVRRVLRGDPPLTALNHPTRVTGRERR; translated from the coding sequence ATGTACAAGGTCGTAGTGGGTTTGGTCTCCAAGAATTGGGGGAATCTGCTGGAACAGTTGAGGGCAAAACTGCCCGAAGTCGGGGTGGATGTGGTGGAGAGGGATCAGTTGATCCGGCATCCCGAGTTGAAGGTGCTGATTCCCGGGGTGGAGCCCGTGAATCGGGATCTGCTGGAGGGCCTCCGAGAGGTGCGCCTGATTCATCAGGCGGGAGTGGGGGTGGACTCGGTGGATGTCGAGGCGGCCACGGAGCTTGGGGTGTGGGTGGCCAATGTCCCCTCCTACGGTTCCGGAAATGCGGAATCCGTGGCGGAAATCGCCTTATGGCACATGCTGACGCTCTCCCGAAGAATTCGACAGGCTCGCGAGCGGTTTTTGTCCGGCGATTGGGGCAATCCATTGGGTGTCTCCTTGCGGAATCGAACGGTCGGGATCTATGGCGTGGGGGGGATCGGAAAAGCTCTGGCCGAACGCCTGGTTCCTTTTGGCGTTCGGCTGATCGGGATCAAACGCAGCCCGGACCCTTCTCTGTCGGGTCTATTTGATTGGTTGGCCGGGCCGGAAGAGCGGGATCGGTTGCTCCAAGAGTCCGATTTTGTCGTGGTCACCGCTTCGGCCAATTCTCCGTCGGAGGTCATCCCGTTTACTGTGCGGGATTTTCTCCTGATGAAGCCGTCCGCTTATTTCATCAATGTTTCCCGGGGGATTTGGGTGGACGAAGAGGCGTTGTTGGCCGCACTGGACATGGGAGCGATCGCCGGTGCGGGTCTCGATGTGGTTCGGGAGGAACCGCCGCCGATTCCTTCCGCCTGGACAGCGGGAGGGAGGAACCTGCTCATCACGCCGCACATCGGGGGATGCACAGATCAGTCTTATGACGGCATTACGGACGTCATTCAAAGGAATGTTCGCCGGGTCTTGAGGGGAGATCCCCCGCTGACCGCTCTTAACCATCCCACACGGGTCACCGGCCGGGAAAGAAGGTAA
- a CDS encoding RidA family protein, translated as MMLKLLGPVDAFQVLNEKFQLRTTPVVQIGEIFLISGMTGLDPATGEVAHEADFKEHARTALDNVDKMLRAAGLNLDHVVKVKAYLKNTEDFPVWNELFYECFTEPYPARTTVGAPLVVGLIEVEVVATTQPRVVR; from the coding sequence ATGATGTTAAAATTGCTTGGACCGGTGGACGCGTTTCAGGTCCTGAATGAAAAATTTCAGTTGCGTACGACCCCGGTGGTGCAGATCGGAGAGATATTCTTGATCAGCGGTATGACGGGGTTGGATCCGGCCACCGGGGAAGTGGCGCATGAGGCGGACTTCAAGGAGCACGCCCGCACGGCCCTCGACAACGTCGACAAGATGCTGCGGGCGGCCGGGCTGAACTTGGACCATGTGGTGAAAGTGAAGGCCTATCTGAAGAACACCGAAGATTTCCCTGTGTGGAACGAACTGTTTTACGAATGTTTCACCGAGCCTTATCCGGCTCGGACGACGGTGGGAGCGCCTTTGGTGGTGGGCCTGATCGAAGTCGAAGTTGTGGCGACAACGCAACCCCGGGTTGTTCGTTGA
- a CDS encoding flavin reductase — MGVSVLHMHMVVGNPKARSRTWEAASEVVRQVAERAKTYGFTVEESQEDLTLLGSELVQWPSPSVEEALGRISEVDFLVVASPTFKASYSGLLKMFLDQMPPGFLSGKTVVPVMVGASPHHGLAVDVLLSPQAKRFGINILREDQVSVSRHFAGKPDRMVEESLPYHWCEDIPVLSDCLASLACRLWDSYDGGDHTFYVGEVVTLHPGEGRPLLFFHSAYRRIGDVL, encoded by the coding sequence ATGGGTGTGTCGGTTTTACACATGCATATGGTGGTTGGAAATCCGAAGGCCCGTTCGCGGACGTGGGAGGCTGCTTCAGAGGTGGTCCGGCAGGTCGCCGAACGGGCCAAGACGTACGGATTCACCGTCGAGGAATCGCAGGAGGATCTGACGCTGTTGGGATCTGAGTTGGTCCAATGGCCCAGTCCGTCGGTGGAAGAGGCGCTGGGCAGAATCAGTGAGGTGGATTTCCTCGTCGTGGCGAGCCCCACCTTTAAAGCTTCGTATTCCGGGTTGTTAAAAATGTTTCTCGATCAGATGCCGCCGGGATTTTTGTCCGGAAAGACGGTGGTTCCGGTGATGGTGGGGGCTTCACCCCATCACGGGTTGGCGGTGGATGTTCTGTTGAGTCCTCAAGCCAAACGGTTCGGCATCAACATTCTGAGGGAGGATCAGGTATCGGTTTCCCGGCATTTTGCCGGGAAACCGGATCGGATGGTGGAAGAATCCTTGCCCTATCACTGGTGCGAGGATATACCTGTGTTATCCGATTGTTTGGCAAGTTTGGCCTGCCGACTTTGGGACAGTTATGATGGAGGAGATCACACGTTCTACGTGGGAGAAGTGGTGACTTTGCACCCGGGTGAGGGACGGCCGTTGCTGTTCTTTCACAGTGCGTATCGCAGGATTGGAGATGTCCTTTAG
- a CDS encoding sigma-54 interaction domain-containing protein: MDIGIVCRSKAERKRIEKALQEAGEEAFVAVCKGDRSPPGEEGPAESSATLWLVPEGRTAPGPGMPVILDPGLWERSEYLAALCGAVRRMDSLYPMLEQQLQFYRTIVDLSHDGIIGVNNEGRVVVFNPAAGEILGIPVQEALGKIVTEFNPGAGLPRVLERKTPEKDELRQVGGRTVVANRAPIIRRGELIGAVSTFRDVTQLQQYEQSIRRKLHHRGLAAKWTLEDMVAESPAMRELVELARRYAGVDSTVLLMGESGTGKEILAQGIHSASRRRGGPFVALNCAAVPETLLESELFGYEEGSFTGARKGGKQGLFELAHGGTLFLDEIGELPIALQARLLRVLQEREVMRLGGTRVIPVDVRIIAATNQDLTSLMARGMFRRDLFFRLAVLVLSVPPLRERTEDIPHLVRAFVREWIEGGGKHILPPPEEDLERMKDYPWPGNVRELRNLVERAIVLCHAGQALRLFQPGVWLPFRMEGAPARDAGDVGEAPAANGPAWAETMHSEVDSGSSEIVPGVSRDPGGEQPPRDAMPPIFPDRYWGGRDREREWARICRVLEEEGGRIGRAARRLGMHRTTLWRKLRRHGCAMGRPAERRADGL; encoded by the coding sequence ATGGATATCGGAATTGTCTGCCGATCGAAAGCGGAACGGAAGCGAATCGAGAAAGCGCTGCAGGAAGCGGGGGAGGAAGCGTTCGTGGCGGTCTGTAAAGGCGACCGTTCTCCTCCGGGCGAGGAGGGGCCGGCAGAATCCTCGGCCACCCTTTGGCTGGTGCCCGAAGGCCGGACCGCCCCCGGGCCCGGAATGCCTGTCATCCTCGACCCTGGTTTATGGGAACGATCCGAATATTTGGCCGCCCTGTGCGGAGCGGTCCGGCGGATGGACTCCCTGTACCCGATGCTTGAGCAACAGCTGCAATTTTACCGGACAATCGTGGATCTGTCCCACGACGGCATTATCGGTGTGAACAACGAAGGCCGGGTGGTGGTGTTCAATCCGGCGGCCGGAGAGATCCTGGGAATACCCGTTCAGGAGGCCCTGGGGAAAATCGTCACGGAATTCAACCCGGGTGCCGGACTTCCGCGGGTGCTGGAGCGAAAGACCCCGGAAAAAGATGAGCTGCGTCAGGTCGGCGGCCGGACGGTGGTGGCGAACCGGGCTCCGATCATCCGGCGGGGAGAGCTGATCGGGGCTGTGTCCACGTTCCGTGATGTCACCCAGCTGCAGCAATACGAACAGTCGATTCGCCGCAAGCTGCATCACCGGGGGCTCGCGGCGAAATGGACCTTGGAAGATATGGTGGCGGAGTCTCCGGCCATGCGGGAGTTGGTGGAATTGGCCCGAAGGTACGCAGGAGTCGATTCCACGGTGCTTTTGATGGGAGAATCAGGAACGGGGAAAGAGATTTTGGCCCAGGGGATCCATTCCGCCAGCCGTCGCAGGGGCGGCCCCTTTGTGGCTCTGAATTGTGCGGCGGTACCGGAGACGCTGTTGGAAAGTGAGTTGTTCGGTTATGAAGAAGGGTCGTTCACCGGGGCGCGAAAAGGAGGCAAGCAGGGTCTGTTCGAACTGGCGCACGGAGGAACGCTGTTTCTCGATGAAATCGGGGAGCTGCCCATCGCTCTTCAGGCCCGGCTCCTGCGGGTGTTGCAGGAACGGGAGGTGATGCGCTTAGGCGGTACCCGGGTGATTCCCGTGGATGTGCGCATCATTGCCGCGACAAACCAGGATTTGACATCCCTCATGGCACGGGGCATGTTTCGCCGGGATCTCTTTTTTCGGCTGGCCGTGCTGGTATTGTCCGTTCCGCCGTTGCGGGAACGGACCGAGGACATTCCGCACCTGGTGCGGGCGTTCGTGCGGGAATGGATAGAAGGGGGAGGCAAGCACATCCTCCCTCCGCCGGAGGAAGATTTGGAGCGCATGAAGGACTACCCGTGGCCCGGAAATGTGCGGGAATTGCGAAATCTGGTGGAACGGGCCATCGTCCTCTGTCACGCGGGACAGGCCCTTCGCCTGTTTCAGCCCGGGGTGTGGTTGCCGTTTCGGATGGAGGGGGCTCCGGCAAGGGACGCGGGTGACGTCGGAGAGGCTCCGGCCGCGAATGGTCCCGCCTGGGCCGAGACAATGCATTCCGAGGTGGACAGCGGGAGTTCGGAGATTGTTCCGGGGGTATCGCGAGACCCCGGCGGGGAACAGCCGCCCCGCGATGCGATGCCGCCCATCTTCCCGGATCGCTACTGGGGAGGCCGGGACAGGGAACGGGAGTGGGCCCGCATTTGCCGGGTGCTGGAGGAAGAAGGCGGGCGCATCGGACGGGCCGCCCGGCGTTTGGGGATGCACCGGACGACCTTGTGGCGGAAACTCCGCCGGCATGGGTGCGCGATGGGGCGGCCGGCGGAGCGGCGGGCAGACGGCCTCTAG
- a CDS encoding branched-chain amino acid ABC transporter substrate-binding protein → MKATPRKILFTAIGLLAAVGSIVGCGSGSSTTNDAQGDAAPVKIGLSAPLSGSTASWGTDYRDAAALAIEEINQSGGILGHPIQFVAEDDTMSNEGALNVASRLVDEKVIAVLGPLSSSTAMATEQVYSQGGVLMFPPASNPKLTQMGFDNVFRMSPKDDQFGAMDAKVAAERLGAKTAAVIHDNSTYSKGLATYFKDAFEQMGGKVVDFEAITPGEKDYSPVLTKIKSMNPDLFYYSGYYPEGAALVKQGKALGLETQYLMGNSNYDQQFIALAGPAAENVVMETLTPVTLISSDQAQKYVARYKEKYGKEPGFLGHLAYDSVHILKQAIEKAHSLSFDAIKTVLRDPGGFQGIAGKITFDKNGDIQGSPSIILTVKNGKFVPYQ, encoded by the coding sequence ATGAAAGCAACACCACGCAAAATCTTGTTCACGGCCATAGGGCTTCTTGCGGCTGTGGGATCCATCGTCGGTTGTGGCTCGGGCAGCAGTACCACCAATGATGCGCAGGGGGACGCGGCACCGGTCAAAATCGGGTTGAGCGCGCCTCTCAGCGGGTCGACCGCGTCATGGGGAACCGACTATCGAGACGCTGCGGCCCTGGCCATTGAGGAGATCAATCAGTCCGGGGGAATTCTTGGGCACCCTATCCAATTCGTCGCCGAGGATGACACCATGTCCAATGAAGGGGCATTGAATGTGGCCAGTCGGCTTGTTGACGAGAAGGTCATTGCCGTACTCGGCCCGTTGTCCAGTTCCACCGCCATGGCGACCGAGCAAGTCTATTCCCAAGGGGGCGTTCTGATGTTTCCGCCCGCGAGCAATCCCAAGTTGACACAAATGGGATTTGACAACGTGTTTCGGATGTCCCCGAAGGACGATCAGTTTGGCGCCATGGATGCCAAGGTGGCGGCGGAAAGACTCGGGGCAAAAACGGCGGCGGTCATTCACGACAACAGCACCTATTCGAAAGGGTTGGCGACGTATTTCAAAGATGCATTCGAACAAATGGGCGGCAAAGTGGTCGATTTTGAAGCGATCACGCCGGGGGAAAAGGACTATTCTCCGGTGTTGACCAAGATCAAGTCAATGAATCCGGACCTGTTTTATTACTCCGGATACTACCCTGAGGGGGCGGCTCTCGTGAAACAGGGGAAAGCCCTGGGGTTGGAGACCCAATATCTGATGGGAAACAGCAACTATGATCAGCAGTTCATTGCCTTGGCGGGACCTGCCGCAGAGAATGTCGTCATGGAAACGCTGACGCCGGTCACGCTGATTTCCAGTGATCAAGCGCAAAAATACGTGGCGCGCTACAAGGAGAAATACGGAAAAGAACCGGGATTCTTGGGACACCTCGCGTACGACAGTGTCCACATCCTGAAGCAGGCGATCGAGAAGGCCCATTCTCTCTCTTTTGACGCCATCAAAACGGTGCTTCGGGATCCGGGGGGATTTCAAGGGATCGCTGGAAAAATCACTTTTGATAAGAATGGAGACATTCAAGGATCCCCCTCCATCATTTTAACGGTGAAAAACGGGAAGTTTGTTCCATACCAATAA
- a CDS encoding ABC transporter ATP-binding protein: MNSDRPVLEAKELTKQFSGFVALKDFSVQIPKGSITAVIGPNGAGKSTFFHLVTGLHAPTSGKVLHNGEDMTALPPSQRVSRGIARTFQGVRLFPAMTVLENVLVACRGQGRGGVGNALFRPRAFRRAERQRIEWAYSCLSFVSPSLYRRANELAFHLPYGEQRRVELARALATQPEVLILDEPAAGLSQVERKELSSFLERIAARGITVVLIEHDMRLVMSLAERVVVLNHGVKIAEGSPAEVRQDPQVIASYLGTSGFEQAPVGTVDGAPGLREGDRYAVAP; this comes from the coding sequence GTGAACAGCGACAGACCGGTCTTGGAAGCGAAAGAACTCACGAAGCAGTTTTCCGGGTTCGTGGCTTTGAAAGATTTCTCGGTTCAAATTCCCAAAGGGAGCATTACAGCGGTGATCGGCCCCAACGGGGCGGGGAAAAGTACGTTTTTTCACCTGGTGACAGGTCTTCACGCACCAACTTCGGGCAAGGTCCTCCACAACGGAGAGGACATGACCGCTTTGCCGCCGAGCCAAAGGGTCAGCCGCGGAATTGCCAGAACGTTTCAGGGAGTTCGGCTCTTTCCGGCGATGACAGTATTGGAAAACGTCTTGGTTGCCTGCCGAGGGCAGGGCCGGGGCGGCGTGGGGAATGCCCTGTTTCGCCCCAGGGCCTTCCGCCGGGCAGAGCGACAGCGGATCGAATGGGCGTACAGCTGCCTGTCTTTCGTGAGCCCCTCTTTATACAGACGAGCCAACGAATTGGCCTTTCATCTGCCCTACGGAGAACAACGCCGGGTAGAACTGGCGAGAGCTTTGGCGACCCAGCCGGAGGTTCTGATTCTGGATGAACCTGCGGCCGGGTTGAGCCAGGTGGAGCGAAAGGAATTGTCTTCCTTTCTTGAACGGATTGCAGCCCGCGGCATCACAGTGGTTTTAATCGAGCATGACATGCGTCTGGTGATGTCCTTGGCGGAGCGGGTGGTGGTGCTCAACCACGGAGTGAAGATTGCCGAAGGATCTCCGGCCGAGGTGCGGCAGGATCCGCAGGTGATTGCGTCGTACTTAGGAACTTCCGGATTCGAACAGGCCCCGGTGGGGACTGTGGACGGCGCACCCGGGTTGCGGGAAGGGGATCGGTATGCCGTCGCTCCTTGA
- a CDS encoding ABC transporter ATP-binding protein, with protein MPSLLEVRHLNVRYGGVRAVQDVGFTMKEGEWVALIGANGAGKSTTLNAISGVVSYDGDIVFEGVSLRKRKAESIVRTGIVQVPEGRRVFPGMSVLENLELGGYARRREGRMKRNMERVLDMFPRLRERSKQLAGTLSGGEQQMLALGRALMAEPKLMMLDEPSLGLAPLVIDQIFEALTQIRHQRVSILLVEQNAAKALEFADRCYLLETGRVVMSGTAEEMRKNPVVQEVYLGM; from the coding sequence ATGCCGTCGCTCCTTGAAGTGCGCCATCTGAATGTCCGATACGGCGGCGTACGAGCGGTTCAGGACGTCGGGTTCACGATGAAGGAAGGCGAGTGGGTGGCCCTCATCGGTGCCAATGGAGCCGGAAAGAGTACAACATTGAATGCGATTTCCGGGGTGGTTTCGTACGACGGGGATATCGTTTTTGAGGGGGTTTCTCTCCGCAAACGGAAGGCCGAAAGCATTGTTCGCACGGGCATTGTTCAGGTGCCGGAAGGACGGCGCGTGTTCCCTGGGATGTCGGTTCTCGAAAATCTGGAACTCGGCGGTTATGCCCGGAGAAGAGAAGGGCGCATGAAACGGAACATGGAGCGGGTCCTGGATATGTTTCCGAGACTGCGTGAACGTTCGAAACAGTTGGCGGGCACGTTGAGCGGTGGAGAGCAACAAATGTTGGCGCTGGGGCGCGCTCTCATGGCCGAGCCGAAGCTGATGATGTTGGATGAACCTTCTTTGGGCCTGGCTCCTCTGGTGATTGATCAGATTTTTGAGGCTCTGACGCAGATCCGGCACCAACGCGTTTCCATCCTCTTGGTTGAGCAAAATGCGGCCAAAGCCCTCGAGTTTGCCGATCGATGCTATCTCTTGGAGACGGGGCGGGTGGTCATGTCGGGAACTGCCGAAGAAATGCGAAAAAATCCGGTGGTCCAGGAGGTTTACCTCGGCATGTAA
- a CDS encoding branched-chain amino acid ABC transporter permease produces the protein MLRIVNVMFIFQNVINGVTIGSIYALMALGYTLVYSASRLVNFAQGEGYMLGAFATLFALVAVPEQSPAFVRAIASGVAAMVAAVLLGWATERFVFRPLRNAPPFIPVMASLGLAIAIENTVLNLFGAGFNNVPALWPLTGIQMADVRMSYVQLVMLSVAVLLMVLLDRFLRSTLPGKALRAVAQDPTAARLMGISTEAAVALVFVVAAGLSGVSGYFVALYYGSVNFYMGFQAGINGFAAAIFGGFGNVKGAIVGGILLGIFEAFGSSLVPAEWKGVIAYVLLLLVILIRPQGIFGEALPERL, from the coding sequence GTGCTTCGAATTGTGAATGTCATGTTTATTTTCCAGAATGTTATCAACGGTGTAACGATCGGATCGATCTATGCGTTGATGGCTCTGGGGTATACATTGGTCTACAGTGCAAGTCGTCTGGTGAATTTTGCTCAAGGTGAAGGATACATGCTCGGAGCATTTGCCACTCTTTTCGCGTTAGTGGCCGTCCCTGAGCAGAGTCCCGCCTTCGTCCGGGCCATTGCATCGGGAGTGGCGGCCATGGTTGCGGCGGTCTTGTTGGGGTGGGCCACGGAGCGCTTCGTTTTCCGCCCGCTGCGAAACGCGCCGCCGTTTATACCGGTCATGGCGTCCCTGGGTTTGGCGATTGCGATTGAAAACACAGTGTTAAACCTGTTTGGCGCAGGGTTCAACAATGTGCCCGCTTTGTGGCCGTTGACCGGCATTCAGATGGCCGATGTTCGAATGTCCTATGTCCAATTGGTGATGTTGAGCGTCGCCGTGCTGTTGATGGTTCTTCTCGATCGATTCCTCCGCAGCACTCTCCCGGGGAAAGCCTTGCGGGCCGTGGCACAGGATCCCACGGCGGCCCGCCTGATGGGCATCTCCACGGAAGCGGCCGTGGCCCTGGTGTTTGTGGTGGCCGCCGGTCTCAGCGGAGTATCGGGGTATTTCGTCGCCTTGTATTACGGATCCGTGAACTTCTACATGGGATTTCAGGCCGGCATTAACGGCTTTGCCGCCGCGATATTTGGCGGGTTCGGCAATGTCAAAGGGGCGATCGTCGGAGGAATTCTGCTCGGAATTTTCGAAGCGTTCGGCAGTTCGTTGGTGCCCGCCGAATGGAAGGGCGTGATCGCCTATGTCCTGCTGCTGCTGGTGATCCTGATCCGACCGCAGGGAATCTTCGGCGAAGCGTTGCCTGAGCGGCTGTAG
- a CDS encoding LLM class flavin-dependent oxidoreductase, producing MKHMHLVAYLYLSPTNHHHGMWRHPATHRNLFAVELYQQIGRVLEQGKFDMLFFPDVLCVYGGFQGGYEVGVKYGGQGSMSLDPVSVLAMVATATERLGLGATLSTTFYAPFYIARTLCTLDHLTKGRIAWNIVTSSTHAEAQNFGFERIPDRDKRYDRADEFLEVCLKLWDSWEEDAIVMDRETGVYADPSKVHAVDHAGTWLKVKGPLTLPRGPQGYPVLMQAGSSERGREFAARWGEVIFTLHHRVEEMKNFYRDVKSRMARYGREPEECAILPALQVIVGETEALAREKADFVNELVHPVVGLSTMSSHIGIDLSKYPLDEPIRQVYLEEGSRGSFDVILQGTQSENLSLGDAAKRFATSELTPQLVGTPAQVADAMEAMFREEACDGFVLTPCVLPGSFEDFVRLVVPELQRRGIFRKEYTGVTLRDHLGLSRPAPKSMVHS from the coding sequence ATGAAACACATGCATTTAGTTGCGTACTTGTATCTGAGCCCGACGAATCATCATCACGGGATGTGGCGTCACCCGGCGACTCACCGCAATCTTTTTGCGGTTGAGTTATATCAGCAGATCGGCCGGGTTTTGGAACAAGGAAAGTTTGACATGTTGTTTTTTCCCGACGTGTTGTGCGTCTACGGCGGTTTTCAAGGAGGGTACGAGGTCGGGGTGAAGTACGGGGGACAGGGATCGATGTCGCTGGATCCGGTTTCTGTCTTGGCGATGGTCGCGACGGCGACGGAGAGGTTGGGCTTGGGAGCGACGTTGTCCACGACCTTCTATGCTCCGTTTTATATCGCTCGGACGCTCTGCACATTGGATCACTTGACCAAAGGACGCATCGCGTGGAACATTGTGACGTCCAGCACCCATGCCGAGGCGCAAAACTTCGGTTTTGAGCGGATTCCCGATCGCGACAAGCGGTACGATCGGGCGGATGAATTCCTTGAAGTTTGCTTAAAACTGTGGGACAGTTGGGAGGAAGACGCGATCGTGATGGACCGGGAAACCGGCGTGTACGCCGATCCGTCCAAGGTTCACGCGGTTGATCACGCGGGAACGTGGTTAAAAGTAAAAGGCCCGCTCACCTTGCCCCGCGGTCCTCAGGGATATCCGGTGCTCATGCAGGCGGGATCCTCGGAGAGGGGGAGAGAATTCGCAGCCCGGTGGGGCGAGGTGATCTTCACGCTCCACCACCGGGTGGAAGAGATGAAAAACTTCTATCGGGACGTGAAATCTCGGATGGCCAGATACGGGCGCGAGCCGGAGGAGTGCGCCATTCTGCCGGCCCTGCAAGTCATTGTCGGCGAGACGGAGGCGCTCGCCAGGGAGAAGGCGGATTTTGTCAATGAGCTGGTGCATCCGGTTGTCGGCTTATCGACCATGTCCAGTCATATCGGCATTGATCTGTCCAAATACCCTTTGGACGAACCGATTCGCCAGGTCTATCTTGAAGAGGGATCCCGTGGTTCCTTTGACGTGATCCTTCAGGGAACCCAGAGCGAAAATCTGAGCTTGGGCGACGCGGCCAAACGTTTTGCAACGAGTGAACTGACGCCGCAGTTGGTGGGGACGCCGGCCCAAGTGGCCGATGCCATGGAGGCGATGTTTCGGGAAGAAGCGTGCGACGGTTTTGTGCTCACTCCCTGCGTCTTGCCGGGCAGTTTTGAAGACTTTGTTCGGCTGGTGGTGCCGGAGCTGCAACGGCGCGGCATATTCCGGAAAGAGTACACGGGAGTGACGTTGCGGGATCATCTGGGGCTGAGTCGGCCTGCCCCCAAGAGCATGGTTCACTCCTGA